TGTCACGAGTTTACACAATATTTACCAAACCGTAACCATTCGGCAACATTCTTTTGAGTATCTCTTTATGTAACTACAATAAAAGGGATCCTTCATGAAAAGCTTTTTCAGAATGAGCTATTTGCGCGAAAATCTCTTCGGCAAGCTCCCGTTTCTGAAACCGGTCGAATCAATGTTGTTGAGGTTTTTCATGATTCCGACTCTTCTTTTTGTTCGCGCACAAGGCCTTGAATATATCAGGGATAGGCGTGAGCCTGTGATTTTTGCGTTCAACCACAACAACTCGATTGAATCGATCCTGGTTCCGACTTTTCTTGTTTATCACAGCGGTGGACAGAAGATCAGCTTTGTTGTTGACTGGATGTATGGAAAAATACCATTGATAGAGCAGATTTTCGAGCGGATGGACCCGGTTTACGTCTATCACAAGCGCTCTACCCTCAAGTTTCTCGAATCAAAAAGACCTAATGCGGGGCGTCCTGTTGATGTTGTTTCCCTTTGCTGTGAAAAACTCAAGGATGGCAAACGTGTCGGTATCTTTCCCGAAGGAAAACGAAATAAAGATCCTTTCAGGCTTCTTAAGGCAAAGCCGGGCATTGGGCATATTGCTCTTCGGTCGGAAGCTCCTGTCGTTCCGGTAGGAATCAATTGTGTATCCGGGGGAAAGAAAAAAAAAGTTCGCTCGTTAGGCAGGATTTCGCTCAACATAGGTGAACCTTTACGTTTTGATGACCTTGCGAAGGCTTACCACCAGGCGGGTAATTCTGACTTTTCATCATTTACTACAGACAATGAGCAGCATATGCTTGCCCGTGCTGTGACAAACAGGGTGATGTCTGTAATAGCTGGATTGTGCGGTAAGGAATACCCTTTTTCGACACTTGCAGTAAAATCGCGAAATACAGCAAAGGTGATTCAAAAAATAACAACCATACCATCAAGGAGGTCATATGTCCTGTATAACGGTTGAAAGGGTGTTGTCCAATGAAGCACGCAGAGATGCTGTTGAAATTATTGAACAGGTGTTCAAAAAGGAAAAAAAGTGGATCAGTAAGGCACAGGGGCAATTGCCCAAAACCCTCGAAGAAACGGATACCTACTCATGGTTTCTTGCGAAAGTCGATGATCGACCGGCAGGGGTCCTGAGATTAATGTATGATCCACCTCTCGAACTTCCTCGGGAGTATGATGTCAGATTGCTTCCCGGCGTCAATATCGAAAAAATGAAACAGGAGGGCCGTTATGTGGAAATCGGCCGTTTTATGATCAAGAGCGAGTTTCGAAAAAACCCGAGAATTGCTCTCCGCCTGATGCGCACGGCTACAAAAGAGGTCATTGAAAGAGACTATACTCATTTTATTACGGATGTATTCGAGGGAGAGCCCAACTCTCCTCTTAATTTTCATACAAGGGTTCTTGGATTCGAAGTTATCGGTAAGCACCTGTTTGGCGATCTGAACTGCAGTTCTACCCGTATCATCCTCACTCTTGACATCGTAAAGGTATATCGCAGGATTCGCAACAGCCGGAGCAGGGTGTACGGTGAGCTTACCGAGGGCATACGGGGAATTCTCGATCGAAAGCTCGCCGCAGCCGGACCGCGAATGTAAACAACTCTTCAGGGTTTTTAGGTTAAAAGCGAGGTGATCTATGTTGAAACTTGAGGAACTGAGGGACGCGATCAAAGGAGAGATTTTTGTCCAGGAAGATATGGCGAAACACGATATCAAAAAGGTTGAAGGCGTTGCCGATATTCTGGTCAAACCTGCAGGGAAAAAGGATCTCGCAAAAGTTCTTCAACTACTCAGGAAGTCCCGTTTTCCTTATGTCGTAATCAACAAGAAAGGTAGAGTGATTTTTCCTGACGAACGATATCATGGTGTTGTTATCGTAACAGATTGACATGCCGGATTTTGCAGACAAAAGCTTTGTAACAATATCGTTTCATACCTGTAACAGTTCCTTAACATAATGAGTTGTAGATTATCCCCCGACGAGGGCAAAAGCAGCAAATGCCCATGTTCATTGTAAGCAAAACCAGAAAACATAATCTGTTTTATTATGAAAAAATTTATTGCGCTTTTTGCTTTTCTGCTCGTTTCGGGATGGAGCACCGCTCATGCAGTTGATTGGAACTGGAAAGGTGACATTCGTTATCGTTACGAGTCGAAGCTGGACGAATCCAAAGACGAAGACAATAGCAGGGACCGTCATCGTCTCCGTGTTCGTATCGGTGTATTTCCTTGGATCAACGAGGAACTGAGCGCAGGAGTCCAGCTTTCATCCGGTTCCGATGATCCGGTTTCACGCAACCAGACGCTCGGTGACGGATTCGCTCCGAAAGATATAAGGCTTAACCAGGCGTTCATCGACTATCATCCGATGTTCCTCGATGGTGAAGCAAACTTCATCTTCGGTAAAAGAGAAGTCAAGCAGACGCTTATCCGTGTTAACGACCTTGTCTGGGACAGTGATCTGACGCTCGAAGGTATGACTTTCCATTTCGGCAAGGACGGCAAGAAACAGCGCCAGGGTTTGAATGCCGTAGCAGGATATTACTTCATCGACGAGATCAAGACGGGTAAACCATTTGATGAAGAAGATCCATATTTCTGGGCAGCTCAGCTCGCTTATACAGGTCAGGCCGGGGATCTCGGTTTCATGCTTGGGGCAAGTTACTATGATTATGTCAACATCGTTGGTATGGGTGAAGGTGTTTTAGGCGATTGGGCTGACAGCTTCTATGGTAATTCCGGTAACGGTGTCTATGAGTACGACTATGATATTCTCGAGATCTTTGGTGATGTCGGGGGGAAATTCAGCGGTGGTCTTCCTTGGAAGGCTTATGGCCAGTACGTTATGAACGTTGCAGATGACGTGGATGAAGATGACAAGGGTTATCTTGTCGGCTTCAAGTTGGGTAAAGCAAAAAAAGTCGGTCAGTGGGAGGTCGATGCCAACTATACCTATCTTGAAAAAGATGCCGTTCTTGGGGCTTATACTGATTCCGATCGCTTTGGCGGTGGTACCGACGGCCAGGGTTTCGAGGTTGGTGCTAAATATCACCTTGTTCAGAACATGACTCTCGGTCTGAAGTATCTCGGCCATGAAAAGGGGATCGACAGTGAAGAGGATGTTCACATTCTGCAGGCTGACATGGTTGTTAAGTTCTGATATACGAACAATTGTACCTTGATTTGTGTTGCTGTTCTTTCTTCGTTGGGTGAGTTGCAAGGCTCACGCTTGCTACCGTTACCGCTTCTCCTTTGAACGGGAGAAGCGGTGATTTTTGGGAGAGACTGCAAAGCTTTTCTATTTTTTAAATTTCATAATTAAGAAAGAAGATGATGAACAAGATGAAAAAAATGCTGATGCTTGTTGCGGTTTTCTGTTTTGCCGCAGCC
This genomic window from Prosthecochloris marina contains:
- a CDS encoding lysophospholipid acyltransferase family protein, with protein sequence MKSFFRMSYLRENLFGKLPFLKPVESMLLRFFMIPTLLFVRAQGLEYIRDRREPVIFAFNHNNSIESILVPTFLVYHSGGQKISFVVDWMYGKIPLIEQIFERMDPVYVYHKRSTLKFLESKRPNAGRPVDVVSLCCEKLKDGKRVGIFPEGKRNKDPFRLLKAKPGIGHIALRSEAPVVPVGINCVSGGKKKKVRSLGRISLNIGEPLRFDDLAKAYHQAGNSDFSSFTTDNEQHMLARAVTNRVMSVIAGLCGKEYPFSTLAVKSRNTAKVIQKITTIPSRRSYVLYNG
- a CDS encoding GNAT family N-acetyltransferase, which codes for MSCITVERVLSNEARRDAVEIIEQVFKKEKKWISKAQGQLPKTLEETDTYSWFLAKVDDRPAGVLRLMYDPPLELPREYDVRLLPGVNIEKMKQEGRYVEIGRFMIKSEFRKNPRIALRLMRTATKEVIERDYTHFITDVFEGEPNSPLNFHTRVLGFEVIGKHLFGDLNCSSTRIILTLDIVKVYRRIRNSRSRVYGELTEGIRGILDRKLAAAGPRM
- a CDS encoding putative porin, with amino-acid sequence MKKFIALFAFLLVSGWSTAHAVDWNWKGDIRYRYESKLDESKDEDNSRDRHRLRVRIGVFPWINEELSAGVQLSSGSDDPVSRNQTLGDGFAPKDIRLNQAFIDYHPMFLDGEANFIFGKREVKQTLIRVNDLVWDSDLTLEGMTFHFGKDGKKQRQGLNAVAGYYFIDEIKTGKPFDEEDPYFWAAQLAYTGQAGDLGFMLGASYYDYVNIVGMGEGVLGDWADSFYGNSGNGVYEYDYDILEIFGDVGGKFSGGLPWKAYGQYVMNVADDVDEDDKGYLVGFKLGKAKKVGQWEVDANYTYLEKDAVLGAYTDSDRFGGGTDGQGFEVGAKYHLVQNMTLGLKYLGHEKGIDSEEDVHILQADMVVKF